A single Cottoperca gobio chromosome 5, fCotGob3.1, whole genome shotgun sequence DNA region contains:
- the c5h3orf18 gene encoding uncharacterized protein C3orf18 homolog isoform X2, translated as MAVTAAKTTTSFLSTTATTTAIPFLSTSRSARDNVTSRTTLMTVTITTNETSFNATSFPEAVIEGSGMGMVLVPFGIITVIGLAVAIMLYIRKRKRLEKLRHQLMPMYNFDPAEEQDDLLEQELLDHGRDGSLTGPNAKF; from the exons ATGGCTGTAACTGCAGCTAAAACAACTACAAGTTTTCTCTCCACAACTGCCACGACCACCGCAATCCCCTTTCTCTCGACGAGCAGGAGCGCCAGGGACAATGTCACCTCCAGAACTACATTAATGACTGTTACTATCACAACAAACGAGACCAGCTTCAATGCCACCTCGTTTCCGGAGGCGGTGATCGAGGGCTCGGGAATGGGAATGGTGCTCGTCCCCTTTGGCATCATCACTGTCATCGGCTTGGCTGTGGCAATC ATGCTGTATATTCGGAAAAGGAAGCG GTTGGAGAAGCTGAGGCACCAGCTTATGCCCATGTACAACTTTGACCCGGCTGAAGAACAAGATGACCTGCTGGAACAGGAATTACTGGATCACGGCCGGGACGGCAGCCTCACAGGTCCCAATGCCAAG TTTTGA
- the LOC115007947 gene encoding calglandulin-like isoform X1, with the protein MKGKGKFNGDSFLVLVSLYHERAKNQDAELRATFKVFDKEAKGYIDWNTLKYVLMNAGEPLHEIEAEEMMKEADKDADGTIDYEEFVAMMTGDSLKVS; encoded by the exons GTAAAGGGAAATTTAACGGTGACAGTTTCCTGGTTCTAGTTTCACTGTACCACGAAAGAGCCAAGAACCAGGATGCTGAACTCAGAGCGACTTTTAAAGTATTTGACAAAGAGGCCAAGGGATATATCGACTGGAACACACTCAA ATATGTACTGATGAATGCAGGGGAACCACTTCATGAGATTGAGGCAGAGGAGATGATGAAGGAGGCAGATAAAGATGCAGATGGAACCATTGATTATGAAG AATTTGTGGCCATGATGACTGGGGACTCGTTGAAAGTGAGCTGA
- the LOC115008650 gene encoding high mobility group protein HMGI-C, which translates to MSNSGTKEPSPQPSTAQPPPEPQRRGRGRPRKQQQEPVGPPTPKRPRGRPKGSKNKGPKTALKKVEHVGERRPRGRPRKWPQKVVQVAEEQQGSSEEEDPSQLEPSTSQVPPQEEGE; encoded by the exons ATGAGTAACAGTGGGACCAAAGAGCCGTCTCCCCAGCCGAGCACTGCCCAGCCACCTCCTGAGCCTCAGCGCAGGGGCAGGGGTCGGCCACGGAAACAGCAGCAG GAGCCTGTTGGGCCGCCGACTCCAAAGCGACCGAGAGGTCGACCGAAAGGCAGCAAGAACAAAGGCCCCAAAACTGCACTGAAG AAAGTAGAGCACGTTGGGGAGAGACGACCACGTGGGCGGCCAAGGAAATGG CCCCAGAAAGTAGTTCAAGTAGCTGAAGAGCAGCAG GGCTCTTCAGAAGAGGAGGATCCCTCGCAGCTCGAGCCCTCGACATCTCAGGTCCCACCGCAGGAGGAAGGGGAGTAG
- the LOC115007947 gene encoding calmodulin-like protein 6 isoform X2, giving the protein MKVSLYHERAKNQDAELRATFKVFDKEAKGYIDWNTLKYVLMNAGEPLHEIEAEEMMKEADKDADGTIDYEEFVAMMTGDSLKVS; this is encoded by the exons TTTCACTGTACCACGAAAGAGCCAAGAACCAGGATGCTGAACTCAGAGCGACTTTTAAAGTATTTGACAAAGAGGCCAAGGGATATATCGACTGGAACACACTCAA ATATGTACTGATGAATGCAGGGGAACCACTTCATGAGATTGAGGCAGAGGAGATGATGAAGGAGGCAGATAAAGATGCAGATGGAACCATTGATTATGAAG AATTTGTGGCCATGATGACTGGGGACTCGTTGAAAGTGAGCTGA
- the c5h3orf18 gene encoding uncharacterized protein C3orf18 homolog isoform X1, producing MAVTAAKTTTSFLSTTATTTAIPFLSTSRSARDNVTSRTTLMTVTITTNETSFNATSFPEAVIEGSGMGMVLVPFGIITVIGLAVAIMLYIRKRKRLEKLRHQLMPMYNFDPAEEQDDLLEQELLDHGRDGSLTGPNAKTLTTSQGTTQRPSRLVFTDVAKALNA from the exons ATGGCTGTAACTGCAGCTAAAACAACTACAAGTTTTCTCTCCACAACTGCCACGACCACCGCAATCCCCTTTCTCTCGACGAGCAGGAGCGCCAGGGACAATGTCACCTCCAGAACTACATTAATGACTGTTACTATCACAACAAACGAGACCAGCTTCAATGCCACCTCGTTTCCGGAGGCGGTGATCGAGGGCTCGGGAATGGGAATGGTGCTCGTCCCCTTTGGCATCATCACTGTCATCGGCTTGGCTGTGGCAATC ATGCTGTATATTCGGAAAAGGAAGCG GTTGGAGAAGCTGAGGCACCAGCTTATGCCCATGTACAACTTTGACCCGGCTGAAGAACAAGATGACCTGCTGGAACAGGAATTACTGGATCACGGCCGGGACGGCAGCCTCACAGGTCCCAATGCCAAG ACTCTCACAACCTCCCAGGGGACCACGCAGAGGCCCAGTCGCCTGGTCTTCACAGATGTAGCCAAAGCTCTCAACGCTTAA